One genomic segment of Mesoterricola silvestris includes these proteins:
- the acnB gene encoding bifunctional aconitate hydratase 2/2-methylisocitrate dehydratase gives MLAAYRTHLAERAALGIPALPLTPEQTRELVELLKRPPQGEEATLLELLIHRVPAGVDDAAQVKADFLAKVAWGEVQSPLVSREKATELLGTMLGGFNISPLIALLDEPGVGAIAAEGLKKTLLIFDSFDQVKAKADGGSANAKAVLASWAEAEWFTCRPEVPASLTVTVFKVTGETNTDDLSPAPDAWSRPDIPLHALAMLKNPRPGIVPDEPGKLGPMKLLQELIAKGHPVAYVGDVVGTGSSRKSATNSVLWWTGADVPFVPNKRFGGVCLGSKIAPIFYNTMEDSGALPIELDVSGLETGDVVELRPYDGKVLKGGKVVAEFQVKSAVLFDEVRAGGRIPLIIGRGLTAKARKSLGLPASTLFRPNTVPPASTKGFTLAQKMVGRACGLPEGEGVRPGAYCEPRMTTVGSQDTTGPMTRDELKDLACLNFSADMVMQSFCHTAAYPKPVDIQVHHTLPPFITNRGGLSLRPGDGVIHTWLNRLLLPDTVGTGGDSHTRFPIGISFPAGSGLVAFAAATGVMPLDMPESVLVRFKGEMQPGITLRDMVNAIPYEAIKRGLLTVEKKGKKNVFSGRILEIEGLPKLKIEQAFELTDASAERSAAGCTVKLDKEPILEYMNSNITLMKWMIANGYEDRNALERRIKAMEAWVARPELLEADKDAEYAAVLEIDMSAITEPLLACPNDPDDVKPLSAVAGAKIDEVFIGSCMTNIGHFRAAGRVLEGQTDIPTRLWIAPPTKMDEFVLMEEGYYSLLGRTGARMETPGCSLCMGNQAQVRKGATAISTSTRNFPNRLGIDTQVYLGSAELSAVCALLGRIPTPAEYLAQVASVNAKAKEIYRYMNFDQIPSFKDVADTVTV, from the coding sequence ATGCTCGCCGCCTACCGTACCCACCTTGCCGAACGCGCCGCCCTTGGCATTCCGGCGCTGCCCTTGACGCCGGAACAGACCCGGGAGCTGGTGGAGCTGCTGAAGCGGCCGCCCCAGGGGGAGGAGGCCACGCTGCTCGAGCTGCTCATCCACCGGGTGCCGGCGGGGGTGGACGACGCGGCGCAGGTGAAGGCGGATTTCCTGGCCAAGGTGGCCTGGGGCGAGGTCCAGAGCCCGCTGGTGAGCCGGGAGAAGGCCACGGAGCTGCTGGGGACCATGCTGGGCGGGTTCAATATCTCCCCCCTCATCGCCCTGCTGGACGAGCCGGGGGTGGGGGCCATCGCCGCGGAGGGGCTCAAGAAGACGCTGCTGATCTTCGATTCCTTCGACCAGGTCAAGGCCAAGGCCGACGGGGGCAGCGCCAACGCCAAGGCGGTGCTGGCCTCCTGGGCGGAGGCCGAGTGGTTCACGTGCCGGCCGGAAGTGCCCGCCAGCCTCACGGTGACGGTCTTCAAGGTCACGGGCGAAACCAACACCGACGACCTCTCCCCGGCCCCGGACGCCTGGAGCCGGCCCGATATCCCGCTCCACGCGCTGGCCATGCTCAAGAACCCGCGGCCGGGCATCGTCCCGGACGAACCCGGCAAGCTGGGCCCCATGAAGCTGCTCCAGGAACTCATCGCCAAGGGGCACCCGGTGGCCTACGTGGGCGACGTGGTGGGCACGGGCTCCAGCCGCAAGTCGGCCACCAACTCCGTGCTGTGGTGGACGGGGGCCGACGTGCCCTTCGTGCCCAACAAGCGCTTCGGCGGCGTGTGCCTGGGCTCCAAGATCGCCCCCATCTTCTACAACACCATGGAGGACTCCGGGGCGCTGCCCATCGAACTGGACGTGTCCGGCCTGGAGACGGGGGACGTGGTGGAGCTGCGCCCCTACGACGGCAAGGTCCTCAAGGGCGGCAAGGTGGTGGCGGAATTCCAGGTGAAGTCCGCGGTGCTCTTCGACGAGGTGCGCGCCGGAGGCCGCATCCCGCTCATCATCGGCCGGGGCCTCACGGCCAAGGCCCGCAAGTCCCTGGGCCTTCCGGCCTCCACCCTCTTCCGTCCCAACACCGTGCCCCCCGCGTCCACCAAGGGCTTCACCCTGGCCCAGAAGATGGTGGGGCGCGCCTGTGGCCTTCCGGAAGGCGAGGGCGTGCGCCCCGGCGCCTACTGCGAGCCCCGCATGACCACCGTCGGCAGCCAGGACACCACCGGGCCCATGACCCGGGACGAACTGAAGGACCTGGCCTGCCTGAACTTCTCGGCGGACATGGTCATGCAATCCTTCTGCCACACCGCGGCCTACCCCAAGCCCGTGGACATCCAGGTGCACCACACCCTCCCGCCCTTCATCACGAACCGCGGCGGCCTGTCCCTGCGGCCCGGGGACGGCGTCATCCACACCTGGCTGAACCGCCTCCTGCTGCCCGACACCGTGGGCACCGGCGGCGACTCCCACACCCGCTTCCCCATCGGCATCTCCTTCCCCGCGGGTTCGGGCCTGGTGGCCTTCGCCGCCGCCACGGGGGTCATGCCCCTGGATATGCCGGAATCCGTCCTGGTGCGCTTCAAGGGCGAAATGCAGCCCGGCATCACCCTGCGGGACATGGTGAACGCCATCCCCTACGAGGCCATCAAGCGGGGCCTGCTCACCGTGGAGAAGAAGGGCAAGAAGAACGTCTTCTCCGGCCGGATCCTGGAGATCGAGGGCCTGCCCAAGCTGAAGATCGAGCAGGCTTTCGAGCTCACGGACGCCTCCGCGGAGCGCTCCGCGGCCGGATGCACCGTCAAGCTGGACAAGGAACCCATCCTCGAATACATGAATTCCAATATCACCCTCATGAAGTGGATGATCGCCAACGGCTACGAGGACCGCAACGCCCTGGAGCGCCGCATCAAGGCCATGGAGGCCTGGGTGGCCCGGCCGGAGCTGCTGGAAGCCGACAAGGACGCGGAATACGCCGCCGTCCTGGAAATCGACATGAGCGCCATCACGGAGCCCCTGCTGGCCTGCCCCAACGACCCCGATGACGTGAAGCCCCTGTCCGCCGTGGCCGGCGCGAAGATCGACGAGGTCTTCATCGGTTCCTGCATGACCAACATCGGCCACTTCCGCGCCGCGGGCCGGGTCCTGGAAGGCCAGACGGACATCCCCACCCGCCTGTGGATCGCCCCCCCCACCAAGATGGACGAATTCGTCCTCATGGAGGAGGGCTACTACAGCCTCCTGGGCCGCACCGGCGCCCGCATGGAAACCCCCGGATGCTCCCTGTGCATGGGCAACCAGGCCCAGGTGCGCAAGGGCGCCACCGCCATCTCCACCTCCACCCGCAACTTCCCCAACCGCCTCGGCATCGACACCCAGGTGTACCTGGGCTCCGCGGAACTGTCCGCCGTCTGCGCCCTCCTGGGCCGGATCCCCACCCCGGCCGAGTACCTGGCCCAGGTGGCGTCCGTCAACGCCAAGGCGAAGGAGATCTACCGCTACATGAATTTCGACCAGATCCCCTCGTTCAAGGACGTGGCCGACACGGTGACCGTCTAA
- a CDS encoding DUF2225 domain-containing protein — MAEEPLLTKTIQCPACEQKVPLRMANPRLYTVASRESDRHVTSYRWLRSLVTDVVPHHYRVWQCPRCLFADFADKVDKEKLDGSHDEARSLFMDISIEKRVVLDSLRKLVPQGDLDARGAVAIHLAALLIAFLPGKRMDHAKLGRLAIRLGWLYREMDGPATPPPEPESRTMPELAEATERLDRLLKDAAAALEAIQSKGRLRGAELRLPADGNPYLAHGELIEVRLRTVQADVATLQLAVLADQQGRLTPPPPPGADAGGTLAGSLNAILPLWPDLPRNERQCMLLALEALEYSYQFERGSGSEDEGLAQVNIILDLLIRLGLLERALDWTSQISKFATDSVEDLQNRIAKGRGSGTMTPFDETVINRKIAAMGLTRQKAGERRREVLELILDRDREAIDASLTATAQRPSPERVKALLDLGIHQGVVALLGKELADKTKDSPGWFKNLLKT, encoded by the coding sequence ATGGCCGAGGAACCGCTTCTCACCAAGACGATCCAGTGCCCCGCCTGCGAGCAGAAGGTGCCCCTGCGCATGGCCAATCCACGCCTGTACACGGTGGCCAGCCGGGAGTCGGACCGGCATGTGACCTCGTACCGCTGGCTGCGGTCCCTGGTCACCGACGTGGTGCCCCACCACTATCGGGTCTGGCAGTGCCCCCGGTGCCTGTTCGCGGATTTCGCCGACAAGGTGGACAAGGAGAAGCTGGACGGCAGCCACGACGAGGCCCGGTCGCTCTTCATGGACATCTCCATCGAGAAGCGGGTGGTGCTGGATTCCCTGCGCAAGCTCGTGCCCCAGGGGGACCTGGACGCCCGGGGGGCGGTGGCCATCCACCTGGCGGCCCTCCTCATCGCCTTCTTGCCGGGCAAGCGCATGGACCACGCCAAGCTGGGGCGTCTGGCCATACGGTTGGGCTGGCTGTACCGGGAAATGGATGGCCCGGCCACCCCCCCGCCCGAACCGGAAAGCCGGACCATGCCCGAACTGGCCGAGGCCACCGAGCGCCTGGACCGCCTCCTCAAGGACGCCGCGGCCGCCCTGGAGGCGATCCAGAGCAAGGGCCGCCTCCGGGGCGCCGAGCTGCGGCTGCCGGCCGACGGGAACCCCTACCTGGCCCACGGCGAACTCATCGAGGTGCGCCTCCGCACCGTCCAGGCCGACGTGGCCACCCTGCAGCTGGCCGTGCTCGCGGACCAGCAGGGCCGCCTCACCCCGCCCCCCCCGCCCGGGGCGGATGCGGGAGGCACCCTGGCGGGCTCCCTCAACGCCATCCTCCCGCTCTGGCCGGACCTCCCCAGGAACGAGCGCCAGTGCATGCTCCTGGCCCTGGAGGCCCTGGAGTACAGCTACCAGTTCGAGCGGGGCAGCGGCAGCGAGGACGAGGGCCTGGCCCAGGTGAACATCATCCTGGATCTCCTGATCCGCCTGGGCCTCCTGGAACGGGCCCTGGACTGGACCTCCCAGATCTCCAAGTTCGCCACCGACAGCGTGGAGGATCTCCAGAACCGCATCGCCAAGGGCCGCGGCTCCGGCACCATGACCCCCTTCGATGAAACCGTGATCAACCGGAAGATCGCCGCCATGGGCCTGACCCGCCAAAAGGCGGGCGAGCGTCGGCGGGAGGTGCTGGAGCTGATCCTGGACCGGGACCGGGAGGCCATCGACGCCAGCCTCACCGCCACCGCCCAGCGCCCCTCCCCGGAGCGGGTGAAGGCCCTCCTGGACCTGGGCATCCACCAGGGCGTGGTGGCCCTGCTGGGCAAGGAACTCGCCGACAAGACCAAGGATTCCCCCGGCTGGTTCAAGAACCTCCTGAAGACCTAG
- a CDS encoding homogentisate 1,2-dioxygenase produces MKLTNESSLFPLRKGRVTRQAHVDLPEGTFEEEFARQGFFGRTSHLYRTHPVTAWTRIEGPLRPRSYDLNRLEPGGPFEPVCFLRNEDVALHWVAPSAMDFFYRNADGDDVYFIHAGAGRLETTFGVLDYARGDYLVLPRGTTYRFLPSAGPQAYLLIESAGEITIPDRNQLGPNAIFDPAMIDTPDLEPPAEPDREWAVHIKRRNAITRVYYPFNPNDVVGWKGDLTVWRINVKDIRPVVSPRYHLPPSAHSTFLGRNFVICTFLPRPFEEEPGAMRVPFYHANIDYDEVLFYSDGHFFSREGIGPGMVTWHPQGIHHGPHPKAIPASRLKDRTDEVAVMVDAFHPLEATPAAAAVENEAYWSSWK; encoded by the coding sequence ATGAAATTGACCAATGAATCCAGTCTTTTCCCCCTGCGAAAGGGCCGGGTCACCCGGCAGGCCCACGTGGACCTGCCCGAGGGCACCTTCGAGGAGGAGTTCGCCCGGCAGGGGTTCTTCGGCCGGACGAGCCATCTGTACCGCACCCACCCCGTCACCGCCTGGACCCGCATCGAAGGCCCCCTCCGGCCCCGCAGCTACGACCTGAACCGGCTGGAGCCCGGGGGCCCCTTCGAGCCCGTGTGCTTCCTGCGCAACGAGGACGTGGCCCTGCACTGGGTGGCCCCTTCCGCCATGGATTTCTTCTACCGCAACGCGGACGGGGATGATGTCTACTTCATCCATGCGGGGGCCGGGCGCCTGGAGACCACCTTCGGGGTGCTGGACTACGCCCGGGGCGACTACCTGGTCCTGCCCCGGGGCACCACCTACCGCTTCCTGCCTTCGGCCGGGCCCCAGGCCTACCTGCTCATCGAGAGCGCGGGGGAGATCACCATCCCGGACCGCAACCAGCTGGGGCCCAACGCCATCTTCGACCCCGCCATGATCGACACCCCGGACCTGGAGCCCCCCGCGGAGCCCGACCGGGAGTGGGCCGTCCACATCAAGCGCCGCAACGCCATCACCCGCGTCTACTACCCCTTCAACCCCAACGACGTGGTGGGCTGGAAGGGCGACCTCACGGTGTGGCGCATCAACGTCAAGGACATCCGCCCGGTGGTGAGCCCCCGCTACCACCTGCCCCCCAGCGCCCACAGCACCTTCCTGGGGCGCAATTTCGTCATCTGCACCTTCCTGCCCCGCCCCTTCGAGGAGGAGCCCGGGGCCATGCGGGTGCCCTTCTACCACGCCAACATCGACTACGACGAGGTGCTCTTCTATTCCGACGGCCACTTCTTCAGCCGGGAGGGCATCGGGCCCGGCATGGTCACCTGGCATCCCCAGGGCATCCACCACGGGCCCCACCCCAAGGCCATCCCCGCCTCCCGCCTGAAGGACCGCACGGACGAGGTGGCCGTCATGGTGGACGCCTTCCACCCCCTGGAAGCCACCCCCGCCGCGGCCGCCGTGGAGAACGAAGCCTACTGGAGCAGTTGGAAATAG
- a CDS encoding LytR/AlgR family response regulator transcription factor has product MSRLRVVVAEDEALSSKRLVRLLQEAGCDVVATFAEGGGLAQWLRRPQDVDALFLDIHMPNLDGLAILRSVEGRIPAVLTTAFPEHAVEAFDSEATDYLLKPITASRLERALKRIEARKGSEVHALAAPAPHHGPLRYPVQAGEGVVLVDLAKTTHFEVENEVVYAHAGARMRTQWTSLGEVEAAFPMAGMLRIHRHLLVRPEAVIGLRPSSGGRAIIRLAGGGELEASRGGAPRLRERLGL; this is encoded by the coding sequence ATGAGCCGATTGCGCGTGGTGGTGGCCGAGGACGAGGCCCTGAGCAGCAAGCGCCTGGTGCGCCTCCTGCAGGAGGCGGGATGCGACGTGGTGGCCACCTTCGCCGAGGGCGGGGGCCTCGCCCAGTGGCTCAGGCGGCCCCAGGACGTGGACGCGCTGTTCCTGGACATCCACATGCCCAACCTGGACGGCCTGGCCATCCTCAGGTCCGTGGAGGGCCGCATTCCCGCCGTGCTCACCACGGCGTTCCCGGAGCATGCGGTGGAGGCCTTCGATTCCGAGGCCACCGACTACCTCCTCAAGCCCATCACCGCTTCGCGCCTGGAGCGGGCCCTGAAGCGCATCGAGGCCCGCAAGGGCTCCGAAGTGCACGCGCTGGCGGCCCCCGCCCCGCACCACGGCCCCCTGCGCTACCCGGTGCAGGCCGGGGAAGGCGTCGTGCTGGTGGACCTGGCCAAGACCACCCATTTCGAGGTGGAGAACGAGGTGGTCTACGCCCACGCCGGGGCCCGCATGCGCACCCAGTGGACCTCCCTGGGGGAAGTGGAGGCGGCCTTCCCCATGGCGGGCATGCTGCGCATCCACCGCCACCTCCTGGTGCGCCCGGAGGCCGTCATCGGCCTGCGCCCCTCGTCGGGCGGCCGCGCCATCATCCGCCTGGCCGGGGGCGGGGAACTGGAGGCGAGCCGGGGCGGCGCGCCGCGCCTGCGGGAGCGGCTGGGCCTCTGA
- a CDS encoding Spy/CpxP family protein refolding chaperone, giving the protein MIRTTFLTLALAGGLCAQQPPPPCPPGAEGMGRPGPGLPLEALGLTPDQMKACRAVLARRPKAPRAGREAEEALRAAVEDPATTAPQLRALHAAAAEARLQELLDRHAQAVDLDAILTPEQRAKARRIRENLRREQEAGMALREDLEGSAGPGEP; this is encoded by the coding sequence ATGATCCGCACCACCTTTCTGACCCTCGCCCTGGCGGGGGGCCTTTGCGCCCAGCAGCCCCCCCCGCCCTGCCCGCCCGGCGCCGAAGGCATGGGCCGCCCCGGTCCCGGGTTGCCCCTGGAGGCCCTGGGCCTCACCCCGGACCAGATGAAGGCCTGCCGCGCCGTCCTGGCACGGCGCCCGAAGGCCCCCAGGGCCGGGCGCGAGGCGGAGGAGGCCCTGCGCGCCGCCGTGGAGGACCCCGCCACCACCGCGCCCCAGTTGCGCGCCCTGCACGCCGCCGCCGCCGAGGCCCGCCTCCAGGAGCTCCTGGACCGCCACGCCCAGGCCGTGGACCTGGATGCCATCCTGACCCCGGAGCAGCGCGCCAAGGCCCGCCGCATCCGGGAGAATCTTCGAAGGGAGCAGGAGGCCGGGATGGCCCTCAGGGAGGACCTGGAAGGATCGGCCGGCCCCGGAGAACCCTAG
- a CDS encoding sensor histidine kinase, translating into MRQERIIPTIVQRVTNRANLAIILLVGGMFCLFRFALGPSGVSVAEIAFPFILLFGHLAFSPLPWQWTGDEAPIAGLGRGIVQSLLFNAVWVALVLGLNAPMEPRGPRDLREPPPAAGPEGPPPAQGGHGRDPRGPRTPPVFGLALVNLTFALVFGWVFADKEATESRERSMAGLLRQSRSRALQNQLEPHVLYNALNGLSELVHEDPLAAEEMIARLADLYRMLTRHSEADFVPLLKERLLVEAYLAMEQMRLGDRLRVAWEWPPWADAVILPPLLLQPLVENAIKHGISPCEEGGDLRIACARRDGSLALVVANTGRALGPAPPKGVGLANLEARLDLWMEGAGAFTLAQHEAWTVAEVRWKEKA; encoded by the coding sequence ATGCGGCAGGAACGGATCATCCCGACCATCGTCCAGCGCGTCACCAACCGCGCCAATCTGGCCATCATCCTCCTGGTCGGGGGAATGTTCTGCCTGTTCCGGTTCGCCCTGGGCCCCTCCGGGGTCTCGGTGGCCGAGATCGCCTTCCCCTTCATCCTGCTCTTCGGGCACCTCGCCTTTTCCCCCCTGCCCTGGCAGTGGACCGGCGACGAGGCCCCCATCGCGGGGCTGGGGCGGGGCATCGTCCAGTCCCTTCTGTTCAACGCGGTGTGGGTGGCCCTGGTCCTGGGCCTGAATGCGCCGATGGAACCCAGGGGGCCCCGGGACCTGCGCGAGCCTCCCCCCGCGGCCGGCCCCGAGGGGCCGCCCCCGGCGCAGGGCGGCCACGGGAGGGACCCCCGGGGGCCCCGCACGCCGCCCGTCTTCGGGCTGGCGCTGGTGAACCTGACCTTCGCCCTGGTGTTCGGGTGGGTCTTCGCCGACAAGGAGGCGACGGAATCCCGGGAGCGCAGCATGGCCGGACTGCTGCGCCAGTCCAGGTCCCGGGCCCTCCAGAACCAGCTGGAGCCCCACGTCCTCTACAACGCCCTCAACGGCCTTTCGGAGCTGGTGCACGAGGACCCCCTGGCCGCGGAGGAGATGATCGCGCGCCTCGCGGATCTGTACCGCATGCTCACCCGCCATTCGGAAGCGGACTTCGTGCCCCTGCTCAAGGAGCGCCTCCTGGTGGAGGCCTACCTCGCCATGGAGCAGATGCGCCTGGGGGACCGCCTGCGGGTTGCCTGGGAGTGGCCGCCCTGGGCGGACGCGGTGATCCTGCCCCCGCTCCTCCTTCAGCCCCTGGTGGAGAACGCCATCAAGCACGGCATCAGCCCCTGCGAGGAGGGCGGCGACCTTCGCATCGCCTGCGCCCGGCGGGACGGGTCGCTTGCGCTGGTGGTGGCCAACACGGGCAGGGCCCTGGGGCCGGCCCCCCCGAAGGGCGTGGGCCTGGCGAACCTGGAAGCCCGCCTCGACTTGTGGATGGAGGGCGCCGGCGCCTTCACCCTCGCCCAGCATGAGGCCTGGACCGTGGCGGAAGTGCGATGGAAGGAGAAGGCATGA
- a CDS encoding alanyl-tRNA editing protein: protein MSDLAAYERDPYLTELDTAVVRAGDDGRPFAVLADTVLYPEGGGQPPDHGSLGAAEVLDVQKRDGEVRHYLSAPVAPGPARVRLDWDRRFDHMQQHTGQHLLTAVAQDRFAWATTAFHLGEEVCDIELATPAIRGAELRALEEAVAAEIRAARPVSAARVKPGDLAGLQVRSRGLPEGFTGDVRLVTIQGVDTNTCGGTHVRSTAELEAVALLGTEGLRGGTRLFFVAGGRARRRLAAHETRNAALRTLLGAPDAGLVPALEGRLEQMRALDRRVRALEEDLAGLVVEALASRPGPVADHHFEGRDAGFLQRAARQLAAAAPHKAVFFTSTLEGQHFFLLTAGEASALDVPARGRELAALLGGRGGGSGRLFQGKASTLEARGAAAALLS from the coding sequence ATGAGCGACCTCGCCGCCTACGAACGGGACCCCTACCTCACGGAACTGGACACCGCCGTGGTGCGCGCCGGCGACGACGGGCGCCCCTTCGCGGTGCTGGCCGACACCGTCCTCTACCCCGAAGGCGGAGGCCAGCCCCCGGACCACGGGAGCCTGGGCGCCGCCGAGGTCCTGGACGTGCAGAAGCGCGACGGGGAGGTGCGCCACTACCTTTCGGCGCCGGTGGCGCCCGGGCCCGCGCGGGTGCGCCTGGACTGGGACCGCCGCTTCGACCACATGCAGCAGCACACCGGCCAGCACCTGCTCACGGCCGTGGCCCAGGACCGCTTCGCATGGGCCACCACCGCGTTCCACCTGGGCGAGGAGGTCTGCGACATCGAACTGGCCACCCCCGCCATCCGCGGGGCCGAGCTGCGCGCGCTGGAGGAGGCCGTGGCCGCCGAGATCCGCGCGGCGCGCCCCGTCAGCGCCGCGCGGGTGAAGCCCGGGGACCTGGCCGGGCTCCAGGTGCGTTCCCGGGGCCTGCCGGAGGGGTTCACGGGGGACGTGCGCCTGGTGACCATCCAGGGGGTGGACACCAACACCTGCGGGGGCACCCATGTGCGCTCCACCGCGGAACTGGAGGCGGTGGCCCTGCTGGGCACCGAGGGCCTGCGGGGGGGGACGCGGCTCTTCTTCGTGGCCGGGGGCCGGGCCCGCCGGCGCCTTGCGGCCCACGAAACCCGCAACGCCGCCCTGCGGACGCTGCTGGGGGCCCCGGACGCCGGCCTCGTCCCGGCCCTGGAGGGCCGGCTGGAGCAGATGCGCGCCCTGGACCGCAGGGTCCGGGCCCTGGAGGAGGACCTGGCCGGCCTGGTGGTGGAGGCCCTGGCCTCCCGCCCCGGACCCGTGGCCGATCACCACTTCGAAGGCCGGGATGCGGGCTTCCTTCAGCGGGCGGCGCGGCAGCTGGCCGCCGCGGCGCCCCACAAGGCGGTGTTCTTCACCTCCACCCTGGAAGGCCAGCACTTCTTCCTGCTCACCGCCGGGGAGGCCTCGGCCCTGGATGTTCCCGCCCGGGGCCGGGAATTGGCGGCCCTCCTGGGGGGAAGGGGGGGCGGCTCCGGCCGGCTGTTCCAGGGCAAGGCGTCCACCCTGGAGGCCCGGGGGGCGGCGGCCGCCCTCTTGTCTTGA
- the hppD gene encoding 4-hydroxyphenylpyruvate dioxygenase, whose protein sequence is MTKTSFALSTPTGRAATNPLGIERIDHFQMTGVLDRLEPLYRRLGFSRVASGKAPWGRLVHLRQNRMDVLILEADDTHWAGRYFQAHGEGVCALNFQVADLDAALASARRSGAKVMLEPETHHHGDGMLRFAAIKGVGDVLNYLVERTGEVRPFWSFLHADPGLPLCEPGLVRVDHLTNNVGPGEMDPLVDFYERVFGFTVTRTFNIRGHLGTGLNSKVVQSANGRVIIPINEPTDAKSQIQEFVNRHGGQGVQHIAMSTNGIQETLAVLRAQGFQFLKVPATYYELLPGRIEKGGYKVTEDLAEIEAMGIQVDGDATGYLLQIFSEDQIGPLFFEIIQRRGNMGFGEGNFQALYDSIELDQRRRGVL, encoded by the coding sequence ATGACCAAGACCAGCTTCGCCCTTTCCACCCCAACCGGCCGGGCCGCCACCAACCCACTGGGCATCGAGCGCATCGACCATTTCCAGATGACCGGGGTCCTGGACCGGCTCGAACCCCTCTACCGGCGCCTGGGCTTCTCCCGCGTGGCCTCGGGCAAGGCCCCCTGGGGCCGCCTCGTGCACCTGCGCCAGAACCGCATGGACGTTCTCATCCTGGAGGCCGACGACACGCACTGGGCCGGGCGCTACTTCCAGGCCCACGGCGAGGGGGTCTGCGCCCTGAACTTCCAGGTGGCCGACCTGGACGCGGCCCTGGCCTCGGCGCGCCGCAGCGGCGCCAAGGTCATGCTGGAGCCCGAGACCCACCACCACGGCGACGGCATGCTGCGCTTCGCGGCCATCAAGGGCGTGGGCGACGTGCTGAACTACCTGGTGGAGCGCACCGGCGAGGTGCGGCCCTTCTGGTCCTTCCTCCACGCCGATCCGGGCCTGCCCCTGTGCGAACCGGGCCTGGTGCGGGTGGACCACCTCACCAACAACGTCGGCCCCGGGGAGATGGACCCGCTGGTGGACTTCTACGAGCGGGTCTTCGGATTCACCGTCACCCGCACCTTCAACATCCGCGGGCACCTGGGCACCGGGCTCAATTCCAAGGTGGTGCAGAGCGCCAACGGCCGGGTCATCATCCCCATCAACGAACCCACCGACGCCAAGAGCCAGATCCAGGAATTCGTGAACCGCCACGGGGGCCAGGGCGTCCAGCACATCGCCATGTCCACCAACGGCATCCAGGAGACCCTGGCCGTGCTGAGGGCCCAGGGCTTCCAGTTCCTGAAGGTGCCCGCCACCTACTACGAGCTGCTCCCCGGGCGCATCGAGAAGGGCGGCTACAAGGTGACCGAGGACCTGGCCGAAATCGAAGCCATGGGCATCCAGGTGGACGGGGACGCCACGGGGTACCTGCTGCAGATCTTCAGCGAGGACCAGATCGGGCCGCTGTTCTTCGAGATCATCCAGCGCCGGGGGAACATGGGCTTCGGGGAAGGGAACTTCCAGGCGCTGTACGACTCCATCGAACTGGACCAGCGGCGCCGGGGCGTGCTCTAG